Below is a window of Pirellulales bacterium DNA.
TCAGGGACGGATTAAAGGCGACAGGAGTAGAATTTCGATGCAAACCACGACTCCCGTCCCCTTTATTGACTTCGTTAAACACAGGCGTCATGGGAAGAATACTTCCCCAGGCTGCTAATCTCGGACGCGATCGCGGTTCTGTTCGGTCATCTTTGCTTCGATGTTTTCCACCTTACCTTCGCTTGTGTTGACACCAAGAACGACCGTCCATTTCGGTTCGTGCCCCAGCATCGATAAGAGCTCCACGAGGTCTTCGGCAAATCGCTTGCGTGCCCGAGCGCCGTGTTCCTTCTCAGCAAATTTGACAATACGGACGACCGGGATGCCATCAATCGAAACAAGCGGATGCCACCTGTCCTTCACGCAGACGATGGGTTGATCCTTCTCCCAGCGAACGCCCGTGAATGGGGCGACTTTCGCGTAAATATGCTCGACAACGGGTTGCCGGTGCAAAAATGTCGGATCGACGCCGGGCACCAATCGCTCTAAGAGCCAATAACCGATCGAATCGACGGCGGGATCGCCGCAGTTGCTAACGACAGCGACGCCCACCATATGCTCGGGAGCAAAACCAATCCAAGCACTGCAATTGCTTCGGCCGCCATTCTTTTTCAGTGTCCGTCCGATAGGTTTGTGCGTGCGCACGGACCAACCGAGCGCCGTTCGAGCGACGGTCCCATTAGACAGCGTTGTCTCTCGATGGAGCCATTCAAGCATGTCGCTCGAAAAGAAACCTGGCTCCATTTGCGCTGCCAAGAATCTGGCCAAGTCCGGGGCCGATGCAACAAGACCGCCAGAAGGAGCCAGGCGGTCGCGGTACGAATGCTCTTCAGGCCGTCGAGGAAGACCGTCGCCATAGCCAACTGCCAACGGCAACTTGTCATTGAGTGGAATCGCAGTTTGATCCAGGTGTAGCGGCTCGCAAATGAATTCATCAAGAAGCCAGTCAAACGGTTTTCCTGCAGCACGCTCGAGCAGGTGCCCCAGCAGTCCCATCCCGAGATTTGAATAGAGCTCGTTCGTGCCCGGTTCGAACTCTAACGACACTTTCGACAGTTGGTCGTATAGTCGCTGCGGTTCCAACTCATACCGGCCATCAACCGACTGTACGGGCCCCGGCAGATCGCGCGGCAACCCGGACGTGTGGGAGGCCAGCTGTCTTAAGGTGATCGTCGCGCCTCGATCCGGGCTCGTGCTGATCGCAACCTCGGGCGGCAAATACTTAATTGCGGGTTGATCAAGATCAATAACGCCGCGGCCATGAAGCAGCGCGGTCAGAGACGTCGTGAAGACCTTGGTCACCGATGCAACATGATAGGAAGTCTCGATTGTCGCCTTAGATCGCGATTCTAGATCCGCGAGGCCAATCGCGCGTTGATACGAAATCTTGCCGTCGCGTACAATTGCAACGCTTACGCTCGGATAATTCGCCAACGCCACCTGCTCTCGCAGCCAGGCATCGATCTCCGTAGTCGCCTTGCCGTCAAGGGTGCTGACATCGTCAAATTCCGGCGCCCGCAGTTTCTCTATATGACGGACCGGCGAATCTTGCGGCGTCTGCGATGCCTGCGCGTTCGATCCGCCGTGTGATGAAGCGATTCCATGAATCAGGTCGTTACGCCTGTACGGCCCTGACTCGCCACCGTTTGGCGCACTGAACTTCAACAGCAACGGAAGGCTTTTCGGAGAATAGATGTCCGGTGCCGTCATGGCTTGAAGATGCAGATGCGGATGCGAGCTATTGCCAGAGTTGCCGCATTTCGCAAGTGGCTGTCCCACCTGAACCCGCTCATTCTCTCGAACCAGTACGCTTCCTTCCTGGAGGTGGGCCAATAGTACGAATGCTCCGGAGTCCGTTTTGATCGTCACAGAATTACCTGCCGCGTGGATTGGGTCCGAGTCGCCTATCGGCTGATCGGGCAACTCGTTTTCGATATCGACCACCAAACCGTCCACCGGCGAGAACAACGGCTGACCATAGGTACGGTAATCCTCTAAGTCGGGTGTGCCGTCCCAATCCAGCGGCCCGTCCTCGGGCAAGATGAGATCGAGAGCGAATCGCTGCGATCCGACGTAATAGTGATGGTTAGTCAAGCAACTATTGCCGCCTTGGATTGCGTACCAATCTCCCTCGAATGGAGGCGACACAACGACAGCCCCGGTACCGGACGGAGGGAGATGAATCTTCGCCAGTTGAAATACCAGGAACATGAATAAAAGTGAAAACGCCACGTTGCTCGGCCAGGAGATGTGCCGAGACGGAACCCACTCCAGCAAGCACAGAATCGCGATCGCGCCCCACAATTGAAGCAGGACATAGCGCCAAAAGTTCGCGGGTATCTGGATCGGCACAAGCGAGAGAACGATAACAATTCCCACGGTCGCCCAGAAAAGAGTGCGCCAGACCGCCTGGATCAAGTAGGGCCTCGACGCTGGGTATTCTGTTCTTCTCCAGATACCCACATAGAGGCGCTTTCTGAGAAATCCAATGAGGCGGGTACACCCCGTCCAAGCTACGCAGGCCATGAGCCAAAGCACAAGGACGTTCATCAACATCCCGAACAGGGCAGCGGCAGCCATCACGACAAGCAGCAGTGCGAGTGCGATGAATTCAAACGCTACTTTCATTTGCCGCCTCGCAGGGCGCCCACCTACGTCGACACGTCTCGATATCTACCATAAAGGGGCCGGGAATCGTTGTTTGTATTTCGTACGTGTCCGGCATCACGTATCAATAGCCGGACAAACGTCACTCCACGCGTTCCACGATCATCGCCACCGCGTTGCCGCCGCCGAGGCAGAGGGACGCCAGTCCACGTCGCAATCCGCGTGCCGCCAGGCTGTGCAGCAGCGTGACCAGCACGCGGGCGCCGCTCGCGCCGATCGGGTGCCCCAGGGCGATCGCGCCCCCTTCGACGTTCGTCTTTTCGGCGGGCAGTCCCAGCGGGCGCATGCAGGCCAGGCACTGCGCGGCGAAGGCCTCGTTCAGCTCGATCAGGTCGATATCGGCGAGCGTCAAGTTGGCCTTTTTCAAAACCTTCTCCATCGCCGGCACAGGAGCAATAAAAATTTCCTTCGGCGGCACGCCACTAACCGCCGTGGCCACGATGCGCGCTTTCAGCGGCGATTTGAATCCCTGGGCCACTTCCTCCGAGGCCACGACCACCGCAGCCGCGCCATCGCTGATCTGCGAGGCATTGCCCGCGGTCACCGTGCCATCAGCGCCGAAGGCCGGCTTCAACCTGGCGAGCACCTCGGCCGTCGTATCGGGACGCGGGCCTTCGTCCTTGCTGACGACCGTGTCTCCCTTGCGACCGGCGATCGTGACCGGCACGATCTCCTGCTCGAACAGCTTTCCCTCGATGGCAGTGGCGGCGCGCTTGTGGCTCTCGGCGGCGAAGGCGTCTTGATCCGCGCGGTTCACTTCGCGCGTTTGTGCGATGTAATCGGCCTCGGCCCCCATGGCCATGTCTTCGACCGCGCACCAGAGGCCATCTTTAATCATCGAATCGACGAGTTGTTGATGGCCGTACTTGAGTCCTTCGCGCGCGCCCATGAGCAAGTGGGGGGCACGGCTCATGCTCTCCATGCCACCGGCGACGATGAGTTGCGCGTCGCCGGCGCGGATGGCCTGATCGGCCAGCATGACCGCCTTCAGCCCCGAGCCGCACATCTTGTTAATGGTGAGCGCGGCGACTGCCGGCGGCAACCCCGCCCCGAGCGCCGCTTGCCGCGCGGGCGCCTGCCCGAGCCCCGCGCTCAAGATGTTGCCCATGATGACTTCTTCCACGGCGCCGGCATCGACGCCGGTGCGGCGAACCGCCTCGGCCACGACGATCGAACCGAGCTTCGTCGCCGGCAGGCTGGAAAGGCCCCCCATGAACTTGCCAATGGGAGTGCGACATCCGCCGAGAAGATAGGTATGAGGCATGGTAATCAGTCCTGAAAAGAATTGGCATGCATGCAGCTTGACTATCGTAAACCATCGTGCGGAAGCGCGCAAGTGGCCAGGCACAGCGCCCAGGAGGACTGCAAAGTCGTGTGAGTCCGAGCGTGGCGAGTCCGAGGGTGGTTTTCCAGGCGATCTGATCGGCGCGAGCGCAGAGGGGGAGCCTGTACCGCCGCACGCAAGGCACGGCGGAAGAACGTGCGCTCTTGACCGACTCGCCCGTCCCCTTTAGTTCTTCCGCTTCCTGAACGGACGAAGAACCTTTTGCGCCTGAAGGCGCGCGCGATCAGTGGGAATTAGTGCCGATTAGTGTTCTTTGCCGGTGTTCGACTCGGCAGAGTAGACAAAGCCAAATTCAAGGAACAAAGAACACTGATTTGCATTCATCACTCAAAAGGGGGCGGATCGTGAGGTCCAGGTT
It encodes the following:
- a CDS encoding acetyl-CoA C-acetyltransferase, coding for MPHTYLLGGCRTPIGKFMGGLSSLPATKLGSIVVAEAVRRTGVDAGAVEEVIMGNILSAGLGQAPARQAALGAGLPPAVAALTINKMCGSGLKAVMLADQAIRAGDAQLIVAGGMESMSRAPHLLMGAREGLKYGHQQLVDSMIKDGLWCAVEDMAMGAEADYIAQTREVNRADQDAFAAESHKRAATAIEGKLFEQEIVPVTIAGRKGDTVVSKDEGPRPDTTAEVLARLKPAFGADGTVTAGNASQISDGAAAVVVASEEVAQGFKSPLKARIVATAVSGVPPKEIFIAPVPAMEKVLKKANLTLADIDLIELNEAFAAQCLACMRPLGLPAEKTNVEGGAIALGHPIGASGARVLVTLLHSLAARGLRRGLASLCLGGGNAVAMIVERVE
- a CDS encoding serine hydrolase, translated to MKVAFEFIALALLLVVMAAAALFGMLMNVLVLWLMACVAWTGCTRLIGFLRKRLYVGIWRRTEYPASRPYLIQAVWRTLFWATVGIVIVLSLVPIQIPANFWRYVLLQLWGAIAILCLLEWVPSRHISWPSNVAFSLLFMFLVFQLAKIHLPPSGTGAVVVSPPFEGDWYAIQGGNSCLTNHHYYVGSQRFALDLILPEDGPLDWDGTPDLEDYRTYGQPLFSPVDGLVVDIENELPDQPIGDSDPIHAAGNSVTIKTDSGAFVLLAHLQEGSVLVRENERVQVGQPLAKCGNSGNSSHPHLHLQAMTAPDIYSPKSLPLLLKFSAPNGGESGPYRRNDLIHGIASSHGGSNAQASQTPQDSPVRHIEKLRAPEFDDVSTLDGKATTEIDAWLREQVALANYPSVSVAIVRDGKISYQRAIGLADLESRSKATIETSYHVASVTKVFTTSLTALLHGRGVIDLDQPAIKYLPPEVAISTSPDRGATITLRQLASHTSGLPRDLPGPVQSVDGRYELEPQRLYDQLSKVSLEFEPGTNELYSNLGMGLLGHLLERAAGKPFDWLLDEFICEPLHLDQTAIPLNDKLPLAVGYGDGLPRRPEEHSYRDRLAPSGGLVASAPDLARFLAAQMEPGFFSSDMLEWLHRETTLSNGTVARTALGWSVRTHKPIGRTLKKNGGRSNCSAWIGFAPEHMVGVAVVSNCGDPAVDSIGYWLLERLVPGVDPTFLHRQPVVEHIYAKVAPFTGVRWEKDQPIVCVKDRWHPLVSIDGIPVVRIVKFAEKEHGARARKRFAEDLVELLSMLGHEPKWTVVLGVNTSEGKVENIEAKMTEQNRDRVRD